DNA sequence from the Primulina tabacum isolate GXHZ01 unplaced genomic scaffold, ASM2559414v2 Contig610, whole genome shotgun sequence genome:
TCTTGATACTAAATACGTATATCCTAATTAAATCCGAGCTGTAATTATATTTGTCGTAGGAAACTAATTCCCCGCTTCATTGCTCTTATATATGCGGGGAGACTAGAACACTGCACTTTTATTTGCTTCCGAACAAGAAAACGGGCGGAGATAGGCGATTTCGATTTCGAGTGGGAATTTTTGGGTTTTCTTTAATCGATTCGATTGTGTTGGTGGGTTTGATGTTCAGTTGCCTGAcctatttttttgttttctgcaATGGCTACTGCTTCTGACTCCTCCGCCTCTGTTCAATCTGTAAATTCTGTTATTGATCGCCATTCACGGCTCGCGTCGCCTTGTTCATGTTCGAGTATCTCTGATCAGAAGCACGTTTTGCCTTCTGAAATTTTCCTAAACCAATTAATCGCACCACCTGCTAGTTTCTTGGCCGAGGATGGTCAGGCTGAGGGAAGTGAGAATGTTGGTGTAACCAAGAAGTGTGTTTGGAACAATCCTGCTAATGGTGTTGCTCCGCAGGTTGGTGCTTTGATGGGGACAGCATCTTGGCCTGATTTCTCCAAATCAGCTCGTGCTTCCACGAAGGCTTCTTCGAGTTCGACTGATTCTCTTGAAGAACTCTCTCACGAACCAATCATTCTGTCACAGGTTTATTATTTCTGTCATTGTTGTTCTCTATATTTTGGCCCTTTTAATCTACCTGTTCAATTTATCTGATGTTCTTAGTTGCTTGGGTTTTATTATATATGCTTCTAGTGCTATTATGAACTCGATGATCAAGTTTTCGTACAAGTTAGACTGCTTTCCTTACGAAATTTTCTTTTTGTGAATAATAGGGGACGTCAGTTGACTCTTGGTCTTCACAGGAAGTAGCAACAAATTCAGCTTCGAACCATGAATCTCCTATCCGCCAGTGTTCTCCGGAGCTAGGTGGTGACAGGACAAGTCACAGAAACATAACAGCCAACGGCAGCTTTTCTCAAGCACCAAATTCACACAGTTCTGTGGTTGAAGCGTCTCCTTTTAAGCCAGTGAAGTCCAGCATCTCTTCGGGGGTATCTCCTAGGGACAACACACGTTGGGATGTTGGACAGAGAGGAGGATCTCACAGTGGGCATGAGCCACACCATCCGCGTGGTCCTTTTAGAAGGAACAACAGTGGACCGCAACTTCAAGGGAATGGTTCTTCTAATCATGGCCATGGTAGCAAACGATACCAGGAACGTTGGATTGATGATTGGAGCTATAACCATCAATCTTTTGGCAGCAGAGTAAACCTTGCACCCCAGCAGAGTGTCGCCTCTCGGCCCTTCATACGTGGTCCAGTTTCAAGTGCTCCTTTTATTCCTCCACCTCCCCCTGTGGGTGCGCGGCCCTATGGTCCCCCAGTGTTCTACAATGGTGAGGTTTGCTGCTTTGAGATACTTGCTTCTGTAGATTATCTTGCGtgctaattatattttgtttcaatttgCAGATGCTTCATCTTTTACGTATTTTGCTCTTGGACCCCACCCAGGTTCACCCGGGCACATGCCTATGTTTCCATATGCACCAATGTCGTCTCCCATACCTGATCCTCACTTGCCTTCCAAAATTGTGAAAcagatagattattatttttggtatGTTATTTTGTTATGCATACTAAATGATTCATCCGCTCATTGCTGTCTATTTGCGCATGGTATCAACGCTTGGATTTTCACATGTATCTTGCAGTGATGATAATTTGGTGAAGGACACATATTTGCGCCAGAAAATGGATGTGGATGGATGGGTTCCCATAAACTTAATAGCAAGCTTTAAGAAAGTAAGTCGgtcaaattaatgaaaaatttcCTGCTTATGCTTATTTCTTTATCCATTTTATCTAAACTTAAACTTGCGATTCTTTTTGATTGTTGGTACATAGAAGAGAAATTTTGAGGCTCTAGATCAGAAAGttgaaaatatcaaaagctTGATTCTTTAATTGGAATTTAGTGAGCAATaggttaagaattttgaaatgtttCGGTTTTGTTAGATTATTCTTGGATGAAATAAAATGACAATTGATATCTAACTGTAATACGCTTGAGTTTATCAGAAGATTTATATTGATATGGAAATGGTAAATTTGTATGACCAAGAATGCACATTAGAATCATGGTACACTCTTTTTAGTTGGTTTCATTAGGTAACAATGATACTATTTTGAGAATGAAGTAGCTTGGACGGGTTAGTTATTCATGTAAGTTGTCTTTGGAGTGGAATTTGGAGATGCCTGATCGGATCAAAAGCATCTCTGGCTGAAAATCTTGCCTGCCATGATTTGAAACACCAAATCGACTGTTAGTGCTGCCATTTAACCTCTTATCATAGTCACAGAGGCAGCTGGATATTTTATGgctgatcatatcaaactttttAAATGATTTGCCACCTATTACGATGAGACTTAACTATGAATACTAATATTATACATTCTCAATTTTTCAGATTAGGGAGCTGACAGACAATGTCCAACTTATATTGGATGCTTTGCGAGCTTCGAATGTGGTGGAAATACAGGTGAAATGTATCGCATATTTGATCCTCGCAATACCACTTTTCTTATAGTAAATCTTTTACTAGTAGTGTAGTCCAAAATTTTACTGAAAAAACAAGTGAATATGCGATTAACTTATGAGCAAAATCTGTAATATCCCCTTTTCAGCTTTCTCATGCGACTTGTTCTATATATCTATAGACTTGTTATCCTTTGGGTATTTTGTAGACATTTCATCCCACGACATGCACTTTAGATAGAGTATTGGTGGTTTCTAACTCATCTAGgcgattttttttcttactcttgcagGGAGAAAAGGTGAGGAGGAAGGGTAATTGGAGAAAATGGATAATGCCAACCTTCTTGTATTCTACATGATCAAGTCCTCAATTTCTTTAATGAGCAATATAGGTTAAGAAGTAAAATCATTGAACGAGGAAACAACTGGTTCTTTAgtggtttttttaaaatacaattgtGCATTTTACGATGTCCTTTTACCAAGTACTCTAATATTTTGCCAAAAATTAATTTCccgtcaaaatgttatttctaaaaaagaaaagatatatcattaatattgaaatatatgtactacaataaatgataatttcaattattgtttgtattgattatatcaattcatttagttcaaatttgaatttaattcattttatattaattaaaatataatttatattatatatttttattattttttattcaaattgaaactaaactttattgaaaatataaactaaattaaaattttttacattgattatatcaatcaatttaatttgtgatatgatttgtgttactatgatatatttaatttttattacaaactgtataaataaattttaaacacaaatgattgcaatgttatatatatatatatcactcaTCCATTCGATgtgtaatttttctatatttcatcacatccaatagatgagtgacacctcatcggtgctcacaaaAGTGTGTACGGTAGGTGTGCAgatatcaaaattaattatatgtgtgtgtactGTAATAAATGACActttaattattgtttgcattgattatatcaattcatttaattcaattttgaatttatttaatttttgtattaattcaaatgtaatttatgtattatatgttttttatttttttctcaaattgAAACTAATCGAAGATAGCCTAAATTGGGGCAATCCATGGTATTTTTCGATTTCTAGATAATTCAATGTTAAGTGTTGTACAATTATGCCAAGGAAATGGGAATCATGCTGGCTGCGGATCAACTTTTGAAAACTAGATAGATATCGAGCACATaattaaacaagaataaaatgttataaaatttttgaaatatatttatacagatggatttattatatatttcgagcatgttttagtttgatatttttGAGTATAAGAATAATGTGGGAGCatgttttagtttgatatttcGGAGAATATATCACCCAAATAAATCATATACTCTTGCTAATATACTATCctccaaaaattagatttacTAGTATTTATCCATTATATACTATCCTCCAAAAATTAGATTAACTTATGAGCAAAATCTGTTAATATCCCCTTTTCAGCTTTCTCATCCGACTTgttctatatatctatatatcctTTGGGTATTTTGTAGACATTTCATCCCACAACATGCACTTTAGATAGAGCATCGGTGCTTTCTAACTTATCTAGGCGatttttttcttactcttgcagGGAGGAAAGGTGAGGAGGAAGGGTAACTGGAGAAAATGGATAATTCCAACCATCATGTTTCCTACAGATCAAGTCCTCATTCTCTCAATATTTCTAGTCTGCATATAATGATGAAAAGACAAACACGTAGTTTCTAGCGATACTATTATCATAGGTGGGGACTTTGAACACCAACAACTCTATATTTTAGGCTGCTTTTCAGAGTTTGTGGTGGTCTCTAACTCATCTAGgcgattttttttcttactcttgcagGTAGAATAGGTGAGTAGGAAGGGTTACTGGAGAAAATGGATAATGCCAACTATCCTGTATTCTACAGGATCAAGTCCTCAATCTCTCAATATTTCTAATCtgcatatacatgataaaaaGACTAACACAATTTCTAGCTATATTTTAGCCACCGTCGGAAGATATTGGTTTACTTCCACTTATTTCTTATAGTCGTTGGTAATTTAGTTGGATTCGTGATTGTCCAGAGTCTATTGcctctcttttttttattttttttccccagaaacatcttatattatatTGAAATGTTGGATATGAATATTTTCTGTTTGGTTtttatgtgatttatttttACTAATTGCATCTTTATCACTGCAAAATTATagatattttcaataaaatatatttgaaaatctatAAAGtactaaagaaaatatttcatctaACCCACATAGCGATTAATGTGTGGCCACGagcattaaataaatattttttttataatataaattgttACGGTGAAAATAGTTTGAATCATACTCAAAATTAGTTTACTACGTACGTTTTGGTTTTGAGccgagtatgatatttttgaaattatatatataatggatCAACACTAgtaaatctaatttttggagGATAGTATAGCAAGAGTAAATGATTTATTTGGTGATATATACTCCgaaatatcaaactaaaacaAGCTCCAACATTATTCAAGCTCaatatcaaactaaaacatgctcgaaatatataaataaatccatctgtacaaatatatttcaaaatattttataacatttattcttgtttAATTACGTGCTCGATATCTATCTAGTTTTCAAAAGTTGATCCGCAGCCAGCATGATTCCCATTTCCTTGGAATAATTGTACAACACTTAACATTGAATTTTCTAAATCGAAAAATACCATGAATTGCTCCCATTTAGGCTATATTCGACTAGTCGTTTAACAGAAGCTTTCGAGCGTGAACAGTGAGGTGCACTGGGCAAGTGCGTGCGTGCGTGCATGCATTGCAAGGCTAAGCGTGCTTGTCTTCGGACGATAACCCCTCGAACGAGGGCTTGCAACTTCACCAGACTTTTCTGAATGCCTTTCTAGCCTGTATAAATATATGCAAACATGCATTATGTTATCATAAGTAATATATGGTTTAGGGCATGTTTGTCCAATAAGTCTgaccaaaatagattttgatTATCTGTTTATTAAAAGTAGGAATTACTAAAATAATTTGTCATTGTCCGTATTTGGAATCATTTTTTCGCCTGAGTGCTGCCATGTTTTCAAACGTATGGATAATATTCAATACTATGTTATGAGATACAAAGGAAGACAAGTTATTACATTAAGAACAAATTTTGACtcataaaataatcaaatttcaatTCAAGCCAACTTACAAGATCATTTTCGTCTTTTCTAACAAAattctctctatatatatatgtgtgcgcGCGAATAAGTAAGACAACCATATCTTCTCTTGACAAGAAATCTGTACCCATAGTCTCTTCATACAAGATGTTGCTTATTTCATTGCTGAATCTTCCTTTTGTTGTTGTTGTGCACAATCACAATACTAGAATCGCTTTCGTGATCGGATGATGATCGTTGGAAAAGTTTTTTCACGACGATTCGAGATAGAGGTTTTTTCCGTTTCCTGTAATGAAACCCATTTTGGCTGTCGGCTTTGAGATTTAAGAATTGTTAAATGTTGGGACTATTCAAGAGTAGAGAGGGGAATGAGTTGAGTGGGTAGCATGTTCTTCTATCATCGTGCATGGATGAATTGTTTGGGTCTTTTGTCGTGTATCTCTCGCGAAATACCTATATTGCCCTTGCTAAACACGTTTGTTTTGGATTTCACGGTGGTTCTTAGTTCATATTTCAGGTATGGAACTGAAATTTGAATCAAGAAAGATTTTAAAGTTTGAAATCGGTCATTTTTTTTGTAGGGAAAAAATAAACTTTTCGATCTATTAACTTGTTACATTTTGAGTTTTGATcgactaaatatttaaaattttactttagtataacttcaaataaattgctaacaataccgaattttttttgtaaagattgaattattattattattttttttgaaaagattGAATTAGTTTTGGTCTTATCAATGACATGTATTTTGGACCTTCATACAGAAGTAATTGCGTAACTATGCAATATtttgtgaaaagtaaaaataatttcaacgtCTCGATACCATAAAGATTTGAAGTTGTTTTAAGAACAAATATGCATTTGGACATATATTTAAAATcgttttataattaaaaagtaGTATGTTTCGATTTTTATCGTTACCTTTatttctaaaaatataaaaaaaaaactctcaaTTGTTCTTTGTAGAAcacctttttaaaaatatttcacaaaaaatttatccaaacacatgcttttattttttatttgtaaaatactaaaaatatttgctcagCCGAGCCTTAATTTGTTTTGGTTCAGAAAATGTAGTTGAGATAATTTTctcctaatttttattttcgattccttgaaaaaaaaaaaaaaaaagaaccgcTAATAATGAATAtactttttttaaagaaattattgCAAAATGAATGATAATGCATTCTTTTTCAAATCCAAAAAGTAAACAGTATAAAGTTGACTGTCCTACTTACGCAGTATTCTATCGATCATGTATGTATGGATTGGGAGGAGGACTCTCCATTCTCATTGATATATCATAAAAAAGTACTTTCATTTTATCTCTTTAGCTTAGGaaagttctttaaaaaaactAGCTTTCTCACGGACTTGTAGCCAATTTTagaattctcaaatttttcaTATGATTGAATTGAAATGGTAGTTTGATTGCTCACTTTCTTGTTAGCCATTGGAGTGAGAGATTTTTTTCATTACATGGTAAACAGGTGATTTCGATTGTCATAAAAGATAATCTGAAATCCGatgttataaattaaaatacttacacttaatagattttttttttaaaaaaaacaagaataaaGAGTTACACCAGATGAGCGTTAAAATTAAAATGGTTAGAAAGTGCAAAGCATGGTTGTGAATGAAGTGAAAatcaagcaagaa
Encoded proteins:
- the LOC142534590 gene encoding la-related protein 1C-like; protein product: MATASDSSASVQSVNSVIDRHSRLASPCSCSSISDQKHVLPSEIFLNQLIAPPASFLAEDGQAEGSENVGVTKKCVWNNPANGVAPQVGALMGTASWPDFSKSARASTKASSSSTDSLEELSHEPIILSQGTSVDSWSSQEVATNSASNHESPIRQCSPELGGDRTSHRNITANGSFSQAPNSHSSVVEASPFKPVKSSISSGVSPRDNTRWDVGQRGGSHSGHEPHHPRGPFRRNNSGPQLQGNGSSNHGHGSKRYQERWIDDWSYNHQSFGSRVNLAPQQSVASRPFIRGPVSSAPFIPPPPPVGARPYGPPVFYNDASSFTYFALGPHPGSPGHMPMFPYAPMSSPIPDPHLPSKIVKQIDYYFCDDNLVKDTYLRQKMDVDGWVPINLIASFKKIRELTDNVQLILDALRASNVVEIQGEKVRRKGNWRKWIMPTFLYST